A section of the Methanococcus vannielii SB genome encodes:
- the hisI gene encoding phosphoribosyl-AMP cyclohydrolase yields the protein MGIKDIDIKENFGKIVQNMDLKFRKIDDKELLIAIAIDKYKNVLMTAFMDKESLKMTLKTGLMHYFSTSRNKIWMKGEESKNVQKVLEVFKDCDGDALLFIVEQTGWACHEGYMSCFHNKVDLNTGNSTVIGDKLD from the coding sequence ATGGGCATTAAAGACATTGATATCAAAGAAAACTTTGGAAAAATAGTTCAAAATATGGATTTAAAATTTAGAAAAATTGATGACAAAGAACTTTTAATTGCAATTGCCATCGATAAATATAAAAATGTACTCATGACGGCATTCATGGATAAAGAATCGCTTAAGATGACGCTAAAAACTGGTTTAATGCATTATTTTTCAACCAGCCGGAATAAAATATGGATGAAAGGAGAGGAAAGTAAGAACGTTCAAAAGGTACTTGAAGTATTTAAAGACTGTGATGGTGATGCCCTCCTTTTTATCGTGGAACAAACTGGATGGGCATGTCATGAAGGATATATGTCATGTTTTCATAATAAAGTAGATTTAAATACCGGCAACTCAACAGTTATTGGAGATAAACTAGATTAA
- a CDS encoding CBS domain-containing protein → MIFVKNVMKTPITLNKDDSIEKVIKLFREKSISGAPIVEGERIVGIISESDIIKSITSHDERVSLVLPSPFDLIELPLKTALKVEQFMEDIDNALKIEVWEAMTEKVITISPETTINKAAETMVKNKIKRLPVVENGKLVGIITRGDLIEAMV, encoded by the coding sequence ATGATTTTTGTAAAAAATGTAATGAAAACCCCAATAACACTAAATAAGGATGACAGTATTGAAAAAGTAATCAAACTATTTCGGGAAAAATCAATAAGCGGAGCCCCAATTGTTGAAGGAGAACGTATAGTTGGAATAATATCTGAAAGCGATATAATTAAATCTATAACTTCACACGATGAAAGAGTTAGTTTAGTCTTACCATCGCCATTTGATTTAATTGAATTACCTTTAAAAACAGCCCTAAAGGTTGAACAATTTATGGAAGACATTGATAATGCTCTTAAAATAGAAGTATGGGAAGCAATGACCGAAAAGGTAATTACAATTTCTCCAGAAACAACAATAAATAAAGCAGCTGAAACAATGGTTAAAAATAAAATTAAGAGACTTCCTGTCGTTGAAAATGGAAAATTGGTTGGAATTATTACAAGGGGCGACTTGATAGAGGCAATGGTTTAA
- the comA gene encoding phosphosulfolactate synthase has protein sequence MNAFSFLKLKTGTEQTMVIDKGQSPEFIDNYLRVCGKYITFIKFGWGTSAVQEREIVSEKIKSYKKYGIKTYPGGTLFEYCFSKGFFEEYLLECKNLGFECIEISDGSMDLNPKDKDYAIKMAKEYGFIVLSEVGKKSIEKDSEFEILERIELVKKDIESGADFVIIEGRESGKSIGLFDDKGNLKKEELEILAENVPVNKIIFEAPNKNQQVDFILRFGNGVNLGNISFEEVISLETLRKGLRGDTFLKS, from the coding sequence ATGAATGCATTTTCTTTTTTAAAGTTAAAAACAGGCACTGAACAAACGATGGTAATCGATAAAGGGCAATCTCCAGAGTTTATTGACAATTATTTAAGGGTTTGTGGAAAATACATTACATTTATTAAATTTGGTTGGGGAACAAGTGCCGTTCAGGAACGAGAAATAGTATCTGAAAAAATTAAAAGTTACAAAAAATACGGGATTAAAACGTATCCAGGTGGAACTCTCTTTGAATACTGCTTTTCAAAAGGATTTTTTGAAGAGTATTTGCTTGAATGTAAAAATTTAGGTTTTGAATGTATCGAAATTTCCGATGGATCAATGGATTTAAATCCAAAAGATAAAGATTATGCAATAAAAATGGCAAAAGAATACGGTTTTATCGTGCTTTCGGAAGTTGGAAAAAAAAGTATTGAAAAAGACAGTGAATTTGAAATATTAGAAAGAATTGAACTCGTAAAAAAGGATATTGAATCTGGTGCCGATTTCGTAATTATTGAAGGTAGAGAAAGTGGTAAATCTATAGGCTTATTTGACGATAAAGGAAATTTAAAAAAGGAAGAACTTGAAATACTGGCTGAAAACGTTCCAGTTAATAAAATAATCTTTGAAGCACCAAATAAAAATCAGCAAGTTGATTTTATACTTCGATTTGGAAATGGAGTAAATTTAGGAAATATATCTTTTGAGGAGGTTATTTCTCTTGAAACGCTTAGAAAAGGATTAAGAGGAGATACTTTTTTAAAAAGTTAA
- the hypE gene encoding hydrogenase expression/formation protein HypE, translating into MKITRMHGAGGTVMQKLIKETILGNLENTSVNGGIGLESLDDASTIPLGDKEIVFTVDGHTVKPIFFPGGDIGRISVCGTVNDLSVMGATPIALSLSIILPEGFDIENLDKIMKSINEACKEAEVSVITGDTKVSNVDDIIISSAGIGIVGLGNAVRDSGMKEGDVIIVSGNIGEHGLTILLTREGFEFESELKSDVAPINGLVKSVLDAGFKINAMKDPTRGGLADSLNEMAEKSGLGILIHEDKLPISNEVQFIGEALGIDPLTVANEGKVVMAVRAEDSEKILEILKIHPLGKNAKIIGTVTSEHKGVLMETLVGKRIVDTPLGDPIPRVC; encoded by the coding sequence ATGAAAATTACACGAATGCACGGTGCAGGCGGAACGGTAATGCAAAAGTTAATTAAGGAAACAATACTGGGTAATTTAGAAAATACCTCAGTCAATGGTGGTATAGGTCTTGAATCACTTGATGATGCGTCAACAATTCCATTAGGTGATAAAGAGATAGTTTTTACGGTTGACGGACATACTGTAAAACCCATATTTTTCCCAGGCGGAGATATTGGCAGGATTTCAGTTTGTGGAACGGTAAATGACCTTTCAGTAATGGGTGCAACGCCTATTGCCCTTTCTCTTTCAATAATCCTACCAGAAGGCTTTGATATTGAAAACCTTGATAAAATAATGAAATCAATAAATGAAGCCTGTAAGGAAGCAGAAGTTTCTGTAATTACGGGAGATACAAAAGTTTCAAACGTGGATGACATAATTATTTCTTCTGCAGGAATAGGGATTGTAGGACTTGGAAATGCAGTAAGGGATTCGGGAATGAAAGAAGGAGACGTTATAATCGTTTCTGGAAATATTGGAGAACATGGATTGACAATCTTACTTACAAGAGAAGGATTTGAATTTGAATCAGAATTAAAATCAGACGTAGCCCCAATAAATGGCCTTGTAAAATCAGTTTTAGATGCTGGCTTTAAAATTAATGCAATGAAAGACCCAACAAGAGGAGGACTTGCTGATTCATTAAATGAAATGGCAGAAAAAAGTGGTTTAGGAATACTAATTCACGAAGATAAGCTTCCAATAAGTAATGAAGTGCAATTTATCGGTGAAGCACTTGGGATTGATCCGTTAACTGTTGCAAATGAAGGTAAAGTTGTAATGGCAGTTAGGGCTGAAGATTCAGAAAAAATTTTGGAAATTTTAAAGATACACCCTCTTGGAAAAAATGCTAAGATTATTGGAACAGTCACATCTGAACACAAAGGCGTTTTAATGGAAACATTAGTTGGAAAAAGAATAGTAGATACTCCTTTGGGCGATCCAATTCCTAGAGTATGTTAA
- a CDS encoding TraB/GumN family protein, with protein sequence MYISVNNGVTECEIRLVGTAHVSDDSIAYVENAIIEMDPELVAIELDKDRFISMLQNKKENVDLKAVIKQGKVGIFLIHSILANFQKNIGEQFGIKPGSEMKKATELAIQYQKPISLIDRPIGITLSRTVSKMSFKEKFRFLLGLLTEKNVELDEKAINEMVENAEDMILILKDISPSIYLTLVDERDKYMAKNIFEASKGKERILAVVGAGHLAGIKKYLKELESGHEIDIKELLEVKKNSNIMGKLVSIVILMIILYGFYSVSNNLEALKSLTFEWILINGVLSSLGVVLARGKLQTIIAAFLAAPITSLIPIIGAGYVAGLVELKFRDVAFEDISKMINTESFKELMSNQAMRVLLVAALANLGSTVGTLYFVPRFI encoded by the coding sequence ATGTATATAAGTGTTAACAATGGCGTTACAGAATGCGAAATCAGACTTGTTGGAACTGCCCACGTATCTGATGACAGTATTGCTTACGTTGAAAACGCAATTATAGAAATGGATCCTGAGCTTGTTGCTATTGAACTAGATAAAGATAGATTCATCTCAATGCTTCAAAATAAAAAGGAAAACGTTGATTTAAAGGCAGTAATTAAGCAAGGTAAGGTAGGAATATTTTTAATCCATTCAATTTTAGCAAATTTTCAAAAAAATATCGGGGAACAGTTTGGAATAAAGCCTGGAAGCGAAATGAAAAAAGCCACCGAACTTGCAATACAGTATCAAAAACCCATCTCATTGATAGACAGGCCGATTGGAATTACCCTTTCAAGAACTGTTAGTAAAATGTCATTTAAAGAAAAATTTCGGTTTTTACTAGGATTATTAACTGAAAAAAATGTTGAACTTGATGAAAAGGCAATTAATGAAATGGTAGAAAATGCAGAAGACATGATATTAATCTTAAAAGACATTTCACCATCGATATACCTAACTTTGGTTGATGAAAGAGATAAATACATGGCTAAAAATATTTTTGAAGCAAGTAAGGGGAAAGAAAGAATTCTTGCAGTTGTTGGGGCAGGCCACTTAGCCGGAATTAAAAAATATTTAAAAGAACTTGAATCAGGCCATGAAATTGACATTAAAGAACTCCTGGAAGTAAAAAAAAACAGTAACATAATGGGAAAATTAGTTTCTATTGTAATACTGATGATTATTCTTTATGGGTTTTACAGTGTATCGAATAATTTAGAAGCATTAAAGAGCCTTACTTTCGAATGGATTTTAATAAATGGAGTTCTTTCTTCATTAGGCGTTGTTTTAGCAAGGGGGAAATTGCAAACAATTATTGCAGCGTTTTTAGCAGCCCCAATAACTTCTTTAATTCCAATTATAGGTGCAGGTTACGTTGCAGGGCTCGTAGAGTTGAAATTTAGAGACGTAGCCTTTGAGGATATTTCAAAGATGATAAATACTGAAAGTTTCAAAGAACTGATGTCAAATCAGGCAATGAGGGTCTTACTTGTTGCAGCACTTGCAAATCTTGGTAGTACAGTTGGAACTCTTTATTTTGTCCCCCGATTTATTTAG
- a CDS encoding (Fe-S)-binding protein, producing the protein MENVKKILKLLPGFNCGACGYKRCDTFAEDILKGKSVNDCPFLLKEEFKGNLQKINDIKGSLKETPKVPLCSSGKLKGLLDGYEADFLLDPLPKEHSCRETLIILSKTPIKMGDHIKYRPLACPIPHFAEIIGESHGMYVVHLEGPCNRFSDSKKEYKEVGIALIAAFEGIYRGKPPEVGKTVKFIPTHCMMQKVHSGVVVEVEGNRVLIEGIDLKVW; encoded by the coding sequence ATGGAAAATGTTAAAAAAATTTTAAAACTGCTTCCAGGGTTTAATTGTGGGGCTTGCGGATACAAAAGATGCGATACTTTTGCAGAAGATATTCTTAAAGGAAAATCCGTAAATGACTGTCCATTTCTACTTAAAGAAGAATTTAAGGGCAATTTACAAAAAATTAACGATATAAAAGGTAGTTTAAAAGAGACTCCTAAAGTACCATTATGCAGTAGCGGTAAATTAAAAGGACTTCTTGATGGATATGAGGCAGATTTTTTATTAGATCCGCTTCCAAAAGAGCATTCATGTAGGGAAACTTTAATAATACTTTCAAAAACACCTATAAAAATGGGTGACCACATAAAATATCGGCCTCTTGCATGCCCCATACCGCATTTTGCAGAGATTATAGGTGAAAGCCATGGAATGTACGTAGTACATCTTGAAGGGCCATGTAATCGATTTTCGGATTCAAAAAAAGAGTATAAAGAAGTAGGAATTGCACTTATAGCTGCATTTGAAGGTATTTATAGAGGAAAACCTCCTGAAGTTGGAAAAACCGTTAAATTTATTCCGACGCACTGTATGATGCAAAAAGTGCATAGTGGAGTAGTTGTAGAGGTAGAAGGAAATAGGGTCTTAATTGAGGGAATTGATTTAAAAGTCTGGTAA
- a CDS encoding NosD domain-containing protein, which yields MKIFGIILLLLALTLIPGIYASESTIYVNNTHYWYFEAESFESNNSLQSAIDIAEEGSVILVTKNSKFFEGLKIAKNNITIDLNGSTIEGEYSGKGIAILGDGVKLKNAKIQKFEYGIFLENTKNCKILNNDVSENIYDGIYLSNSNYNEIAKNNAYKNGVIGIITAGIFLDGSDWNNVSENSANNNIYNGIELINSESNTISRNTIFENEDNGIFVWNSKNNSISENKIFKNEDNGVLIRESSYNTFLNNTLTENRDSGFYIWKSFENNLIRNEISENSINGIRLWNSESNEVSENKVLSNGKSGVSLEVMSFENMLYNNIFNNSINANFKDSGKNYWNTSMDNGTNILKGEFIGGNLWCSPKGDGFSQKAENQDSNGDMFSENHYRINSENTDFLPIAPDNTPPEVTILSPRENSIFNENETILINVSAIDNSGVKLVMVEINGDYKEIMKINGSNFVHELSGLGYGRHTLKVFATDNAGNINSGALRTFSIIPPDNTPPEVKIISPTARGYAEDTEISIKVRVTDTSGIKSVYAKVGNYNVELIESSGYYINVITGLGRGVHSLWVFATDNAGNINYNEKVTFEVNDGDTTPPKVEIIEPDNKNIFRETSVTIKVNATDESGIKSVKAVLDGKINFNMNYDGSEYYIVTINDLAYGTHSIRIYAEDNEKNINSKETLTFKIENKEELKNPINNTVDPINNTVDPINNTVDPINNTVDPINNTVDPINNTVDPINNTVDPINNTVDPINNTVDPINNTVDPINNTVIEDNNKTNSTSLENNTEENNTEENNTEENNTEENNTEENNTEENNLEKSDTDLKNDKIEENKV from the coding sequence ATGAAAATTTTTGGGATAATCCTGCTACTTTTAGCTTTAACTTTAATTCCCGGAATTTATGCTAGTGAAAGTACAATATACGTAAATAATACTCACTACTGGTATTTTGAAGCAGAATCTTTTGAATCAAATAATTCTCTTCAGTCGGCAATAGATATTGCAGAAGAAGGTTCAGTAATTTTGGTTACCAAAAACTCAAAATTTTTTGAAGGATTAAAAATTGCAAAAAATAATATTACTATCGATTTAAATGGTTCTACAATTGAAGGAGAATATTCTGGGAAAGGAATAGCTATTTTAGGGGACGGTGTCAAACTAAAAAACGCTAAAATTCAAAAATTTGAATACGGAATCTTTCTTGAAAATACAAAAAACTGTAAAATTTTAAACAATGATGTATCTGAAAATATTTATGACGGAATTTACCTTTCAAATTCAAACTATAACGAAATTGCAAAAAATAATGCATATAAAAATGGCGTTATAGGTATAATTACGGCAGGAATATTTTTAGACGGGTCAGATTGGAATAATGTATCTGAAAATAGTGCAAACAATAACATTTACAATGGAATAGAGTTGATAAACTCGGAAAGCAATACTATTTCAAGGAATACTATATTTGAAAATGAAGATAATGGAATATTTGTCTGGAATTCAAAAAATAATTCCATATCTGAAAATAAAATTTTTAAAAATGAAGATAATGGAGTACTTATCAGGGAATCTAGTTACAATACCTTTTTAAATAATACTTTAACTGAAAATAGGGATTCAGGCTTTTATATATGGAAATCTTTTGAAAATAACCTTATTAGAAACGAAATTTCAGAAAATTCCATAAATGGGATACGACTTTGGAATTCAGAAAGTAACGAAGTATCTGAAAATAAAGTTTTGAGTAATGGAAAGTCAGGAGTTTCACTTGAAGTAATGTCATTTGAAAATATGTTATATAACAACATTTTTAATAACTCGATAAATGCCAATTTTAAAGATTCAGGTAAAAATTATTGGAATACGTCCATGGATAATGGAACAAATATTTTAAAAGGAGAATTTATCGGTGGAAATTTATGGTGCAGTCCAAAAGGAGATGGTTTTAGTCAAAAAGCAGAAAATCAGGACTCAAATGGGGACATGTTTAGTGAAAACCATTACAGAATTAACTCAGAAAACACTGACTTTTTACCAATTGCGCCAGATAATACCCCTCCAGAAGTGACGATACTAAGCCCTAGGGAAAATTCGATATTTAATGAAAATGAAACAATACTAATTAATGTTTCAGCAATAGATAATTCGGGCGTAAAATTAGTAATGGTTGAAATTAACGGAGATTATAAAGAGATAATGAAGATAAATGGGAGTAATTTTGTACACGAACTTTCAGGCTTAGGCTATGGAAGACATACATTGAAAGTATTTGCAACAGATAATGCTGGAAACATAAATTCTGGAGCATTAAGGACATTTTCAATTATCCCTCCTGATAATACCCCTCCAGAAGTTAAAATAATATCTCCAACAGCTAGGGGTTACGCTGAAGATACCGAAATATCGATTAAAGTTCGAGTAACAGATACTTCAGGAATAAAATCAGTATATGCGAAAGTAGGTAACTATAACGTAGAACTCATAGAAAGTTCTGGATACTACATAAATGTTATAACGGGTCTTGGAAGGGGTGTTCATTCGCTATGGGTATTTGCAACAGATAATGCTGGAAACATAAACTATAACGAAAAAGTTACATTTGAGGTAAATGATGGGGATACTACCCCTCCAAAGGTAGAAATAATAGAGCCAGATAATAAAAATATATTTAGGGAAACAAGCGTGACAATTAAGGTAAACGCAACAGATGAATCTGGAATAAAGTCCGTAAAGGCAGTTCTTGATGGAAAAATAAATTTTAACATGAATTATGATGGATCAGAGTATTATATAGTTACAATAAATGACCTTGCTTATGGGACACATTCTATAAGAATATATGCTGAAGACAATGAAAAAAATATAAACTCAAAAGAAACTTTAACATTTAAAATTGAAAATAAGGAAGAACTTAAAAATCCTATAAACAATACAGTAGATCCTATAAACAATACAGTAGATCCTATAAACAATACAGTAGATCCTATAAACAATACAGTAGATCCTATAAACAATACAGTAGATCCTATAAACAATACAGTAGATCCTATAAACAATACAGTAGATCCTATAAACAATACAGTAGATCCTATAAACAATACAGTAGATCCTATAAACAATACAGTAGATCCTATAAACAATACCGTAATTGAAGACAATAATAAAACAAACAGTACTTCTTTAGAAAATAACACAGAAGAAAATAACACAGAAGAAAATAACACAGAAGAAAATAACACAGAAGAAAATAACACAGAAGAAAATAACACAGAAGAAAATAACTTGGAAAAATCCGATACTGATTTAAAAAACGACAAAATTGAAGAAAATAAGGTTTAA
- a CDS encoding ATP-binding cassette domain-containing protein, which translates to MDIKEIKIIGGVNKCGESENVKELIVKRGEIFGVVGPTGSGKSNLISDIEQLSQGDTPSKRKILINGEIPETEMRRNPRKRRIAQLSQNMNFLADMTVEEFLIMHAKSRGITSEGIVEKVIDLANNLTGEPIKKDYNLTILSGGQSRSLMVADVAVISDSPIVLIDEIENAGIKKHEALELLSGYGKIVMVITHDPVLALMTTRRVVMKNGGMMEIIETTDEEKEVSKKLSNIDSWMLSMREKVRHGQKLSLNDIKAQKVLE; encoded by the coding sequence ATGGATATCAAAGAAATAAAAATAATTGGCGGAGTTAATAAGTGTGGAGAATCAGAAAACGTTAAAGAACTTATTGTTAAGCGAGGAGAGATTTTTGGGGTAGTCGGGCCAACTGGAAGTGGAAAATCTAATTTAATAAGTGATATCGAACAGCTTTCACAAGGCGATACTCCTTCAAAAAGAAAAATATTGATAAATGGCGAAATTCCTGAAACTGAAATGAGGAGAAATCCTAGAAAAAGAAGAATTGCACAACTTTCACAAAACATGAACTTTTTAGCAGACATGACTGTTGAAGAATTCCTTATAATGCATGCAAAAAGTAGAGGTATTACTTCTGAAGGCATTGTTGAAAAAGTAATTGATTTAGCAAACAATCTTACCGGTGAACCGATTAAAAAAGACTACAACTTAACAATTCTAAGCGGGGGGCAGTCTAGAAGTCTTATGGTTGCAGATGTAGCAGTAATTAGTGATTCACCGATTGTATTAATTGATGAAATTGAAAATGCAGGAATTAAAAAGCATGAAGCACTTGAACTTCTTTCAGGATATGGTAAAATCGTGATGGTAATTACCCATGACCCAGTTCTTGCTTTGATGACTACAAGACGAGTAGTTATGAAAAACGGTGGAATGATGGAAATTATTGAAACTACGGATGAAGAAAAGGAAGTTTCAAAAAAATTAAGTAATATCGACAGTTGGATGCTTTCAATGAGGGAAAAAGTAAGGCACGGCCAAAAACTTAGTTTAAATGATATTAAAGCTCAGAAAGTACTTGAATAA
- a CDS encoding beta-ribofuranosylaminobenzene 5'-phosphate synthase, with the protein MKLTSPSRIHMGLIDLNGNLGRVDGGLGVAIDYPNFKIEGLESDEIEIDFKVKIEEKDKIDIERRILDSARKVLSKIGENGIKLTVNGVIPAHSGLGSGTQISLSTGKITSLVYGHEINAENLAKITGRGGTSGIGVASFEKGGYIIDSGHSFGIGKDKFDFQPSSVSENVRPAPVIFRHDFNWDIVLTMPKGEQIYGEREVDMFKKYCPILESETEKICRIILMKMIPSVIENDLDSFGFCINELQKLGFKKAEVKLQSPAIKNMLEKLQKISYSGISSFGPTIYSLGDKKTIIEASNEYFDIHGIDGEIISTRANNTGFELTR; encoded by the coding sequence ATGAAACTGACTTCTCCTTCAAGAATTCACATGGGGTTAATTGACTTAAATGGAAATTTAGGTAGGGTAGATGGCGGATTAGGGGTAGCAATTGATTATCCTAATTTTAAAATCGAAGGATTGGAAAGTGACGAAATAGAAATCGATTTTAAAGTAAAAATTGAAGAAAAAGATAAAATAGACATTGAAAGAAGGATTTTAGATTCTGCAAGAAAAGTTTTATCTAAAATTGGGGAGAATGGAATTAAATTGACGGTAAATGGCGTAATTCCTGCACATTCGGGCCTTGGGAGTGGAACACAGATTTCCCTTTCGACTGGAAAAATCACGTCCTTAGTATACGGTCACGAAATAAATGCGGAAAATTTAGCAAAAATTACTGGACGAGGAGGTACCTCTGGAATTGGCGTAGCTTCTTTTGAAAAGGGAGGTTACATTATTGATTCGGGGCACTCCTTTGGAATTGGAAAAGACAAATTTGACTTTCAACCGTCATCTGTTTCTGAAAATGTAAGGCCTGCACCTGTAATTTTTAGACACGACTTTAATTGGGATATTGTTTTAACAATGCCAAAAGGTGAACAGATATATGGTGAAAGAGAAGTAGACATGTTTAAAAAGTATTGCCCCATTTTAGAATCTGAAACTGAAAAAATTTGCAGGATAATTTTAATGAAGATGATTCCATCCGTAATTGAAAATGACTTAGACTCATTTGGTTTTTGTATAAACGAATTACAAAAATTAGGATTTAAAAAGGCAGAAGTTAAATTACAAAGCCCTGCAATAAAAAACATGCTTGAAAAACTTCAGAAGATTTCTTACAGCGGCATTTCAAGTTTTGGCCCAACAATATATTCTTTGGGCGACAAAAAAACTATAATTGAAGCTTCAAATGAGTATTTCGATATTCATGGAATTGACGGCGAAATAATTTCAACAAGGGCAAATAATACAGGATTTGAATTAACAAGGTAA
- a CDS encoding GTP-binding protein produces the protein MKMVIVAGTPGAGKTSVMIHTIKQLINKGKKPAVVKVDCLYTDDDKRYGKLGIPTLIGLSKDMCPDHFAIYNIEEMADWAKNQNVDTLIIETAGLCHRCAPYTKNSLGICVIDATSGPNTPRKVGPFLTSADIVAITKGDIISQAEREVFRERVLEMNPKCTIHDVNGLSGQGCGEVSEEIIVAKELSDLENEELRHSAPLCVCTLCVGETKVAKKHHRGVLRRIDGFTKYIGE, from the coding sequence ATGAAGATGGTAATTGTTGCGGGAACCCCTGGAGCTGGAAAAACTTCAGTAATGATCCATACTATAAAACAGCTTATAAATAAAGGTAAAAAACCTGCTGTAGTTAAAGTTGATTGCTTATATACTGACGATGACAAAAGATACGGTAAATTAGGAATTCCAACCTTAATCGGGTTAAGTAAAGACATGTGTCCTGACCATTTTGCAATATATAATATTGAAGAAATGGCAGATTGGGCAAAAAATCAAAATGTTGACACATTAATTATTGAAACCGCCGGACTTTGCCATAGGTGTGCCCCATATACAAAAAATAGCCTTGGAATTTGCGTAATTGACGCTACATCTGGCCCAAATACTCCAAGAAAAGTAGGTCCATTTTTAACAAGTGCGGATATTGTTGCAATCACTAAGGGAGATATAATATCTCAAGCTGAAAGGGAAGTTTTTAGGGAAAGAGTTCTTGAAATGAATCCAAAATGTACAATACATGATGTTAACGGACTTAGTGGCCAAGGATGTGGAGAAGTTTCAGAAGAAATCATTGTTGCAAAAGAACTATCCGATTTAGAAAACGAAGAATTAAGGCATAGTGCCCCACTTTGTGTCTGTACATTGTGCGTAGGCGAAACAAAAGTTGCTAAAAAACACCATAGAGGCGTTTTAAGAAGAATAGATGGTTTTACCAAATATATTGGTGAATAG